A stretch of Aedes aegypti strain LVP_AGWG chromosome 2, AaegL5.0 Primary Assembly, whole genome shotgun sequence DNA encodes these proteins:
- the LOC110674017 gene encoding LOW QUALITY PROTEIN: polyprenol reductase-like (The sequence of the model RefSeq protein was modified relative to this genomic sequence to represent the inferred CDS: deleted 1 base in 1 codon) yields the protein MIDSLLDLRSVNLINFLFVQLIVIIVVLGGLIATIEKYLPTAIRQTFRYGKHALKGPQDRLVSLLEVPKSWFKHFYVFAAVWSTAGFYFMASNYFAGQPAPSYVIDFLDIMATTKRTARTTPTETMVAITLITLQCWRRFYETWFVQVFSNKLKMNLSAYLVGYIHYFGTVVVILSQAEGFIRSDGLPLPYRFELTPRLAFWTGVFFYAWRYQFQSNLILANLRKDRTGKVTNQKHSIPRGGYFELVSSPHMFFEIVMYVALYAITARNTSAVYVLAWVLSNQTMNAWLTHQWYRENFADYPARRRAVFPHVL from the exons atgatcgattcttTGCTGGATCTACGCTCGGTCAATCTGATCAATTTTCTGTTCGTGCAGCTGATTGTGATTATTGTGGTGCTGGGCGGTTTGATTGCCACCATAGAAAAGTATTTGCCAACCGCAATCAGGCAAACGTTCCGCTACGGGAAACATGCTCTCAAGGGACCCCAAGACCGTTTGGTGTCCCTGTTGGAAGTGCCGAAGTCATGGTTCAAGCACTTCTACGTGTTTGCTGCCGTTTGGTCCACGGCAGGGTTCTACTTCATGGCGAGCAATTACTTCGCTGGACAACCTGCACCCAGCTATGTGATTGACTTCCTCGACATTATGGCCACCACGAAGCGAACTGCTAGAA CCACTCCCACCGAAACAATGGTAGCCATCACCCTAATAACGCTACAATGCTGGCGAAGGTTTTACGAAACTTGGTTCGTTCAGGTGTTTTCCAACAAGCTG AAAATGAATCTGTCCGCCTATCTGGTGGGATACATCCACTACTTTGGCACGGTAGTCGTTATCCTTTCGCAAGCCGAAGGATTCATACGTTCGGATGGCCTCCCACTGCCATACAGGTTCGAGCTGACCCCCCGGCTAGCCTTCTGGACCGGGGTGTTCTTCTACGCCTGGCGCTACCAGTTCCAGTCGAATCTGATTCTGGCCAACCTGCGGAAAGACCGCACCGGAAAGGTGACCAACCAGAAGCACTCCATACCGCGGGGTGGGTACTTCGAGCTGGTGTCGTCACCGCATATGTTCTTCGAGATTGTGATGTACGTTGCCCTGTATGCAATTACGGCGAGGAACACGTCTGCGGTGTACGTGCTTGCATGGGTGCTATCCAATCAGACGATGAATGCATGGCTGACGCACCAATGGTATCGGGAGAATTTCGCTGACTATCCGGCCCGGAGACGTGCCGTGTTTCCTCATGTGTTGTGA
- the LOC5575733 gene encoding sulfhydryl oxidase 1: protein MLTLRIALLGVVLGSSCLVQLVATSRLPSLYEKHLFKRQAEASNDENTGLYDENDSVVSLNAANFNEKVYQQPHASLVEFYNSYCGFCRRYAPIWKQLAADILGWQNVVKVMALDCSRDDNNALCRVYEVMAYPTIRFIPPYYEEGTQKIGIPITAHAESDVINALIENLHNVTHKPPKWPHFTPLDPNFEKANLFAKSGDVEPPKYAYVVNENDPNGTSVGSQVLLDFMDTPVVAVKRIHDATEPSGLKVIIAKTMSEIKLPVDEFTREKVSAAIRKHLNEHHISVTEVSTKATSKESSSEPNISEIMEKKQEDALRSKIKELGPGVVYQADLEEAVKFALFHEVVRFKTIEGERLLALQRFLNVLVRYFPFNENGMKFLKEVRQYVLNAEKEVNVESYASQIKILEQNRAPVFSSNRWIGCSSTKDGLRRYPCGLWTLFHYMTVQAAESEISTDPLEILQAMHGYIKYFFGCSDCSNHFQQMAARNKIWNVTSKDDAVLWLWSSHNEVNKRLSGDTTEDSDHPKIQFPSDAMCPECRKPILTNHHNHQQYTLKDGHEWNVLEVLHFLKRMYSFDSRNPLGLQEASLVPQKLVQNGLGDDFHSNRTFGNVLNEMDIRMGALLYVACIVMLVVAVKMVVKRGYRKKMYTHDILGKV from the exons ATGTTGACTTTAAGGATAGCACTTTTGGGGGTGGTGTTGGGTAGTTCCTGTCTGGTCCAGTTGGTGGCGACCTCGCGACTTCCCAGTCTGTACGAGAAGCACCTGTTCAAGCGTCAGGCCGAAGCCAGCAACGATGAAAACACCGGTCTGTACGACGAGAACGACTCCGTAGTATCGCTGAACGCAGCCAACTTCAACGAGAAAGTCTACCAACAACCGCACGCATCGCTGGTGGAGTTCTACAACTCGTACTGCGGTTTCTGTCGAAGGTATGCTCCGATCTGGAAACAGCTGGCGGCGGATATCCTAGGCTGGCAGAATGTGGTGAAGGTCATGGCCTTGGACTGCTCGCGGGACGACAACAACGCCCTCTGTCGAGTGTACGAAGTGATGGCCTACCCGACGATCCGTTTCATTCCGCCGTACTACGAGGAGGGCACACAGAAGATCG GCATCCCGATAACGGCCCACGCAGAATCCGATGTGATCAATGCTCTGATCGAGAACTTACATAACGTAACTCACAAACCACCCAAATGGCCCCACTTCACCCCGTTGGacccaaattttgaaaaagccaACCTCTTTGCCAAAAGCGGTGATGTCGAACCACCAAAGTACGCCTACGTAGTCAACGAAAACGATCCCAACGGAACGTCCGTCGGCAGTCAGGTATTGCTAGACTTCATGGACACACCGGTAGTGGCTGTGAAACGAATTCACGATGCGACCGAACCCAGTGGGCTGAAAGTGATCATCGCGAAGACGATGAGCGAGATTAAGCTTCCAGTGGATGAGTTCACTCGCGAAAAAGTTTCGGCAGCTATTCGAAAACACCTGAACGAGCACCACATCAGCGTGACTGAAGTATCCACCAAGGCGACAAGTAAGGAGTCTTCCTCGGAGCCGAACATCTCGGAAATCATGGAGAAGAAACAGGAAGATGCTTTGCGCAGTAAGATAAAGGAACTAGGTCCGGGGGTAGTATATCAGGCGGACTTGGAAGAAGCCGTGAAATTTGCACTGTTCCACGAGGTGGTCCGGTTCAAAACGATCGAGGGGGAGAGACTGTTGGCGTTGCAGCGATTCCTGAATGTTTTGGTAAGGTATTTCCCATTTAATGAGAACGgcatgaaattcttgaaggaagttAGACAATATGTGTTGAACGCCGAAAAGGAAGTTAATGTCGAAAGTTATGCGAGCCAAATCAAGATACTAGAGCAGAATAGGGCACCCGTGTTCTCGTCTAATCGGTGGATAGGTTGCTCGAGTACCAAGGACGGCCTTAGACGATATCCGTGTGGTTTGTGGACTTTGTTCCACTACATGACCGTCCAAGCAGCCGAATCGGAGATTTCAACGGATCCTTTGGAGATTCTGCAGGCCATGCATGGTTACATCAAGTACTTCTTCGGATGTTCCGATTGTTCCAACCATTTCCAACAGATGGCAGCACGTAACAAAATATGGAACGTGACCAGCAAGGACGATGCCGTCCTATGGTTGTGGTCCAGTCACAACGAAGTTAACAAACGACTGTCTGGCGATACTACGGAGGATTCGGATCACCCGAAGATCCAATTCCCTTCGGACGCAATGTGCCCGGAGTGTCGTAAGCCTATTCTTACCAACCACCACAACCACCAGCAGTACACATTGAAGGATGGACATGAGTGGAACGTTCTGGAGGTGCTGCATTTCCTGAAGCGGATGTACAGTTTCGACAGTAGGAATCCGTTGGGTTTGCAAGAGGCAAGCCTTGTGCCGCAAAAGTTGGTCCAAAACGGGCTAGGTGACGACTTTCACTCCAACCGAACGTTTGGCAATGTCTTGAACGAGATGGACATCCGGATGGGCGCCCTGCTTTACGTGGCCTGTATCGTAATGCTGGTAGTTGCGGTTAAGATGGTGGTCAAACGAGGCTACCGAAAGAAGATGTACACGCACGATATTTTGGGAAAGGTGTAG